In Colletotrichum higginsianum IMI 349063 chromosome 1, whole genome shotgun sequence, the DNA window GCACTGCGACCTTGACAGAGACGATGCCTCTTCGATACGCTCCGAGGCGCTGGGAGACGATCTGCCTCTCGGTTACTACTATTCTCCTCGATTCCTCGGTGCTATGGCGGTTGGTTGGCGCTATCGCGGTGCATTACGGCCGTAGCTGACGTCCTGTCTAGGGATTCTGTCTCTCGGCAACCTCGGCTTACCTCTTTTTGATTTTGCCGACCAACGTGTTGACGTTCATCAATGCTGATATTGGTGCGAATGAACAGTGACAACTCGGTTGAATCCGTGGATGCTGATATTAACCAGGGCCGAGTCCGTATATCTCCTGGGTCAACATCGCCAGAACGTTATCGCTGTCTTTCACGTACACgatcctcggccgcctgtCAGATCTTTTCGGTAGACGCTGGttcttcatcggcggcaacgtcgtcGCCTTTTTCGGCGTCATCATCTGCGCCGTCGCACGCAACGTCGAGActctcatcgtcggcgccgcagTGTATGGCCTGGGCGAGACTGTTCAGCTCAGCTTCAACGTTGCTGTCGGCGAACTGGTTCCCAACAAGTATCGACCCATGGTGTTGTCCCTGATCTTCCTAACCAACGCGCCTGTTTCTGCATTTGGTCCCTTCATTGGTAAGCGACTCCAACGAAGCCAGACAATACTCTTCGCTAACCTGGTACCCAGCCCGGGGGTTCGTGAAGAACCCAAATCTTAGCTGGAGATGGTGCTTCTACATTAATATCATAACCGTTGGTCTTGCTATCGTTCTGCTATACTTGTTTTACCACCCGCCCACTTTTGAGCTTCTTCATGCCCGAAAGACAAAGCGTCAACTGCTCAAAGAACTTGACTGTACGTCTCACACTCCAGGAGAAGGTCTAAATGCCGGGACGTTAACATCGGAAACAGACATTGGGATCTTCCTCTGGACTACTGGCCTGACTCTCCTGTTGTTGGGTGTTTCTTGGGGAGGGGTGATGTTCCCATGGGGCTCGCCAGCGACCATCTCGAGTTTAACCATGGGTACCGCGCTTCTCGTGGCACTCTTCTGCTGGGAAGCGTTCGCCAACCTCAAGTATCCTGCTATTCCTGTCAAGTTCTTTTCCAACCGGGGCTTCATGTCACTCGTCTGCTGCGCGACGGTTGCCACCGTGAGTAATACCTTCATCAACTGTTCCTGTCCACCTTTCACTGAACTTGTCATAGATGTTCTACTACTCTGCCGTCCTCCTCTGGCCGCAACAGGTTCAGGCGCTTTACACAACAGACATCACCTACGGCGGTTGGCTTTCGGTACGCGAGTCCCCCATCAGCGTACCCATCTTATCAACTAACGAATGGTAGTCAACGGTGGCGAGTTCGACAGCACTTGGCCAAGTTTGTGCGGGAGGGATTATCAAGTGGGGAGGCAACGTCCGGTATTGGATTATCTTCGCGACGTTTGCCATGGTTGGCTTTGTCGGTGCCCTCGCGTCCCTGACACCCGAGACGCTGAACCTCGGCATTGCCCTCACGATCTTGGGGCCTTTTTTCGTCGGCTTCATCGAACTCACATCCCTTGCTCTGGCCCCCCTGTTCTGCAAGCCCTCAGACATTGGCCTCGCGTCGGGTCTCTTGGCCTCGATCCGCTCTGCTGGCGGTTCGatcgccgttgccgtctACACCACCATCCTGTCCAACCGTCTCGCTACCGAGATTCCCGCAGCCATTAATGGGCCAGCTAGTGCTGCTGGCCTGTCCCAGAGTCAGCTTCCAGCTCTTGCCAAGGCGGCGCAGGCAGGGAAACTGGCAGCCTTTCCCGGCTTGACCAGCGCCGTGAAAGCTGCTGTGGTGAGAGTATTACCCAGCGCCTACACAAAGGCCTTTGAGACTGTATATCTAGCAAGTCTGGGATTCGGAGCTATTGCCATAGTCGGATGTCTGTTCGCAAAAGACGCACAGAAGCACATGACAAACAAGGTCGAGAGAAGGATGGGCGATGGGAAAAGTTCCTGAGAAACATACTTGAGGATGGTAGTTATTGTGAAGACAAAGATGCATATGGAAAAGATGACTATTTCAAAGTCAATACGCATGGGCCGTGATCTACATGTTTCTTGCCATGGACCTTGGGTTCACACGAAGCCAATTACCTCTTCAAGACGTTGAGTCTCCATCGCGAAACGACGATTTATCAGAAAAAAGCTTTCCGCCCTGTAACATACCGATCAAGAGAACACTTTGTTATGATACGGACTGAGGGCTCACAGTCTGCGTATGTACCAGCTGCTGGGCAGCGGAGTTCCGCCCGGTTCCCTTTCGCTGCATACTGTCGGTTATGTGGTTGCGGGTcatgcgcatgggggcgGGACAGACTAATCGATTTCGTGACTCATCCTTCCTGTCTTCATAAACCAGGAAAGGGTATGTCGAAGCCCTAAGACCGAGGTTCCACGATAGCCTCATCACCATGTCAGCAACGCACCAATTCCGTGACAAAGTCATTGCCGTGACGGGTGCCGCCTCGGGCATAGGACTCGCTACTGCTCACCTTCTTGCAAGCCGAGGCGCCAAGCTTTCGTTGGCAGACATCAACGCAGAAGGCCTTCGAGAAGCTCAGTCCGACATCCAAGCTCGACACACCGAAGCTGAGGTCATCACATCAGCCGTAGACGTCACAGACTACGACCAGGTGGAGAAATGGACAGCAAACACGATTGAACACTTCGGCAGACTCGATGGCGCAGCTAACCTCGCCGGCGTGATTCCAAAGTCCGTTGGGAAAAAGGGGCTGGCGGATCAGGATCTCGACGAGTGGGAGTTTGTAATGGGAGTCAACCTCAAGGGCGTGATGCATTGTCTTAAGGCGCAGCTATCCATGATTCAGGACAATGGGTCCATCGTCAACGCCAGCAGCATCGCAGGCTTGCAAGGCCGGCCAAACAACGGCGCGTACACGGCAAGCAAGCATGCCATCTTGGGGCTGACCAGGACGGCTGCGAAGGAGGTGGGATGTAGGAGTATCAGAGTCAACGCCGTTTGCCCGTAAGTTTGGTCCACGTTGTGTCTTTCACAAGCTCATCTGATGACACGGTATACAGTGGTAGAATTGATACGCCCATGTCGAgagcatcagcagcagctgggATACAGGCTGACGCGGCTTTGGGACGATCGGGCAGGCCCGAGGAGGTAGCGTCGTTGATTGCCTTTCTCTTGAGTAGCGAGTCTACCTACATCACAGGAAGTGCCATCAGTATCGATGGCGGTTGGAACTGTTGATAGAAGAGGGATAGTTGTAAGACTGCTCCAACATTCGAGCCAGTAAACAAACCGTTGACGACCTTGTCGTGTGCGGGTGAAGGACTAGTAGAGAAGCCTGCTTCTCAGTCGTTTCGTGTTGTGCAGATGATGACGACTAAGGGTGAATGAAGTCTGGATGTTTCTGGGGAATTAAGGCCATTTCGGATGCGTTTGCCTCCCCGCCAGTGATCCAAGTCCGCTCATAGTAAGAGTAAAATTGCGATCTTGCGTCCAATCATGCCTTTATTAGCAAAGTGTAATGGATGAAGCCTGGACGGAGCCTCTGGGCTGAAGTAGGGCGGTGCAACCATGAACTCTATTTTTGAGAGCGGACGGCTGGATCATTACGCCGACAGTTACTGATACGATTTGTAAGTTCTTAAGATTGAGACTATTCCATGAACATCGAGCTCACCTCGGTATAGAATGCTGCTTTGCAATACAGAGAGCTGCATTGATTGTAATCATTTTATTTGAAATCAACAAAGGAAGCTGGCAGTATGAAGGCAATCCAAGCGTTTTCCTGCCCCTGGTTAGACGTAGATGTATAAAAGCGTAcagcatcgccatcatcgtgCCTTTTACTGCTTCGAACACTGCCATCTACACTCGCTGCAATCAGTTTTCAAAAATTTCGACACACTCACCATGCCTGCTCCTAGATTATTTCTTTCTGCCCTTGCAGGATACTTGATCTCGAGTaccctcgccctcgaacTCCCAAAATATCGTGGTTTGAAGACGGCCCAGAACGGCAGTGTTCTCGAAGTCACCCTCCATAACCCCGACTCCGCCATCAACCTCTGGAGCCAGGACTTCCAAGAGGGACTCACCGATCTTGTTCAGAAGCTTCAGGTCGACAACGAAACCAAGGTCGTTGTCTTCAAGAGCGACGTCCCGAGATTCTTCTGCGCCCACGTGGACCTCCTCATTCCAGATATCCGTACGTATCAGCCCCAAGACCGAAAAGTGCGTGAGCTACTCTGACTGGTAGCCCAGAAACTGTCGGAGATAGGTTTTCGGCACTCATGTGGAATATTACGAACCTCCCGCAAGTCACCATTGGCGCCGTCGAAGGCAGAGCTCGCGGTGCAGGAAATGAGTTCTTGCTCGCCTTGGACATGCGATTTGCCACGAAGACAGAGACGCTTCTTGGCCAGATCGAGGTAGGCACCGGCCTCGTTCcagggggcggagggggccAGCTGCTTTCCCAAATCATTGGGAGGGGGCTGGCAATGGAGTACATCTTGAGCGGCAAGGATATCAATGCAGAAGATGCAGAGAAGATCGGCTGGATCAACAAGGCCTTTAACAATGCTGCCGACATGTACGCCCACGTCAACGAGCTCACGTCTCGCTTCAGTCTGTTCCCAAGGGGCGCGCTGGTTGCTGCAAAGAACTCGATCAACCTGTGGGCTCGGCCACCGCAGGAGAACTTCTTgaaagacgccgccgccttcaacgCGCGCCTAGCTGATCCCGTCGTCACGCAACTATTGGGCCGAGCCCTGGTTCTGACCAACAACCTGACACTGGGCGATATGGAGCTCAACTTGGGAAGCACACTTCCCCTTCTCTACCAGTAATCAAACTCAGTGCTCGGGACTCTATTTGCGTCGCAGGCGAACGGTCATGGGGACGTTCAAGGAAGACATATTTCTAGTTGGTTGCCAGCAATTCCCGTCATTTGCAGCATTCTGTTCGTTATTCCATGCTCTGTAGATCCCTTGTATTATTACTTGAGCAGGCTATCAAAAAGTACCTGACATAGATGGTACACTGCCGGCACTTATGGGTCTGGTCTGTTTCTGAGCCGTCATCTAAACAACATTGCAAATCGCGCAACCAGGTTCACGTTTGCCTTTGGACTGGGATCCGCAAGTGACGATGAAGTTTTAGAACCTCAACCTCATAATTTGAAAGCCATACTCTATAGATTGAATGGCCAATACAGCGGTCACCCCAATGAGATTCGTAGCCTGTGATTAATATAGCAAGTCTCTGTGTTTGTATCAGTGGCTACTTCTGCAGTGACAATATGGCTTTCTTTTAAAAACCCAATTTGGCTGTCATTACACCAATAGAGACATCGGCAATCGTATCGTGAATCTTTTGGGCAGTGAGCTCTGGGGTTGGAACTTGGAATGGGAGACTGTGCAGCATGAGTATCTGCATTCGCAAGCTGTGCCTAGGAATACCCACCCATCCGTGCGGTATGGAGTGCAATGTGTTTCACTGACTTGATGTTCTGTCTTGGAAACAAGTGTAGCCGGAAGGGGGAATGCACTCTCCATTTGCCGGACGAGAAAACTGGTGCCCGCGGGGACCTGCTGCTAACTACTTTCTGTTAACTACCCGCTCCGCAAAGTCTCTAGTTGGGTGCCACGTACGTTGCCCGAGCTGCGATTTGTGTAGTTTGCCAAAGCACGAGGCAGAGTCTGACAAATCCGGTTACTGATTGCGGTTTTGATTACTGATACTGGCTTATTGAGTTTAGCGGATCTTTCTCAACGATCGACCAAGGCGTTCTTCCGCCTTTCCGGCTTGGATGTGTCGAGATATATCAGatcaccgtcgccgtcggacAGTTGTGCCAAGCAAGGGAAACAACCAAGATCCGTTGACCACTTGCACCAACTTAGAATATGTCGCAGCAACTCCTTGTCGTAAGTTACGCTAACCCTTGTGCAGACGACGTTATGTGACTGTTACTGATGGCCCGCAGATCACTGGCGTCTCTGGCCATGTGGGCTTTCGCGTGCTTGCGGAGGCTCTCGCCCGAGGGCATTCTGTTCGCGCTATCATACGGAAAGCCGAACAAGCTGAACATATCAAGAACGCCAAGTCTGTCCAACCCCACCTGGAGCAGTTGGAGATATCTGTCATTCCCGATCTACTGGTCCCGGGAGCATTTGACGGGGCTCTCGATGGAGCAAGTGGAGTGGTCCACGTTGCCTCCCCGTTGCCTGTTTTTGTAAGTGGCAATGCGGCTGTTGCACATCTTGTCCATGAAGAACTAACTAGGCTTCGTATATAGAGCGATGACCTTAGACGTGATTTGATCGATCCAGCCATCATGGCGACACTGAGGGTTCTGGAGTCGGCTGAGAAGGTATCGTCGATTAAACGAGTAGTTATTACATCATCGATCGCAGCTCTTCTCTCATGGGAGTATGTGATGTCGCATGATGTTTCCACGACATTTACCGGTATGCTGTCTAAGACCAATAGATACATAATCTATTGCAACTAATACGAGACTTCGTGGCAGCTCGAGACACCTACGACCCCCCGGGCCCCGATAGCGAGTTCGAATCACCGTTCCAGGCTTATGGCGCATCGAAAGCGCTAGCACTCAAGGCAACCGAGCGGTTCGTTGCGGAGAAAAAGCCCTCGTTCGATGTCATCAATATCATGCCGAGCATAGTTATTGGGAAGAACGAGCTGAATGCAACCAAGGAAGCGGTCGCAAGCGGCAcgaacaacaacatcatGGCCCCGTTGCTGGGAATCAATACCCCGTCGCCAGTGCTCGGCGTTTCCGTTCATGTCGACGATGTTGCAAAGGCGCACATAGACGCTCTTCGACCTGACATCCCAGGCAACCGGAACTTCATCTGTTCTTCGGGTGGGCTACAGGGAACCGAATGGAATAGCGTCAAATCTGTCGCTGCGCAGCTTTTCAAGAAGGAAGTGTCTGACGGCCTTCTGCCATCGAACGGGTTCATCCCTACGAGGCCCATCCGCTTGGATGCATCAGACACGGAGGAGGTCTTTGGCTGGAAGTTTAAAGGCTTCGAGGAACAGGTGAAGAGCGTGGTCAAGCACTACCTCGAGCTACTGGAAGCCGAAGAGTCACGTTTGTAGACCGAGCCCTGTCCTGGGCCGGCAGGACTGCAGTCGATTTTATCGCCATTGTCCAGTGCTAGCCCACGTTCGGGATCAAATAGCCGTTCTCGTTTGTCTCTCTACTTCCTCATGACGTCAACTTGCCGCCCTGGAACCGTGACACGAAATGCATCATGCCTCGCCGTTCAACTTGGAGCAATTTCTGGGGGCGCTCGGTCCTCATTCCTACATCATTCTCGGCCGCAGTGTGTGCCGAGACGGCGCAATGTTTCCACCGTCATCAGTAAACGTCCCATCCACCACATGATACTTCAGTAATTCTTTCTACATTGTGTACCTATGCGACCTCATGAGAGACCGACTTGGCCACGTCCCTCGGCAATGCTTCAGTAACTGATATGGCAGCCCGCACTTGATTTGTGGAGGCTGGGTGTACTTGTGTTACTGACCGTAGTGCGGCTCGGCTCTATGACGGTGTCTTGAAGGGGCGTTCGCAAGCCTTTTGGATGGTCGGCACTCATGACTCCTTTGAACCTTGGCAGACAGTTCTGTGAAGATGTTCCATGCCGTGATTGGCGAATCCCGAGGCAAAATCGGTGGTGGCTGGGCTCCCAGATGACAAGTCACACGCCGCCCAGCACGTATGAAGCAGCATTTACGGCTATTCCTCAACGAATGTGATTCATTCCACCACCAACCAAACCCCCACTCAGGTCCAAGGACTAGTCGAATCGACAGCATAAATACCCTACGGCGTTCCCTCCGGCCAGGTTCGAGCTTCCGTGCTCAATGTATTCAGCCACGAGTCCACAACCTTCTCCAACCGGTTGTATTGCCATCGTGGTCCATCGCCCAAGCACACGCTACTTCTGATCATTTTGTCCACCAACTGACGCAAATTCGACAAGTCTTCTGGCTTTCCCACGCCCTCGAGTCCGAGCTCGATCATGCGATAGCCCTGTCCGAGTCTCTGTCGAATGTATTCTTCAGCTCCGTCAGGCCGCAGGTACGTTTCCAAGGGCGTCCCCCTGGCCGCGCATACATGGGACATTTTATTTCGGATTGTGATCCCCCCCTCGGGATCATACCCAGGGTGGTCGGACTCGATATACCCCATGTTTCGGAATTTGATCCTGGCGTGGATGCCGTTGAGAACGATGCGTTTGGGTGTCATTGGAGCGATCTCGCCGAAGATCTTGTTTGCGGTTGCCACGGCCTGCTCATTCCCTCCGATCGCAGCCTGAAGAAGCTTAAAGCCCCAGACCAAACCAGTCCAGAACAAAACACTCGCCAGCGTCTTGTTGGATTCCAAGAAAGGCATGATATCGACGGGAGGATTGGTCAGTCTGAAAAGTGGACGTTCGAGAAAAAGCCCGTATAATTGCGGCCGGCTGTAGGTAGATTAATCAGCACTTGCAGAAAGGGCCGAGGATAAACCACCCCTGACTCAAGGGCCAATGCTAATTGGGCCGGCCTTGTCTGCTGCCGACCATATATAGCTTAGAATTTGAAACCTTCCGTTGGGTTTGGCGTTCAAGCAATCACACTGGACCTTGCTGAGCGCTTTGTTGGAGAAGAGTTAGACTACCGAGAGACTGTCTCACTATTTCACACTAACATGAACAGTCAACAAGAGTGGAATCACGCTGTGGTTGCCTCCAGGACACATAAGAGGTGAAGCACTCATGACTTCTGTGAAAAAAAAGTTCAGCTCGGCAGCCACACTAAGCTAGTCTATGGCGTCACGACACCAGAGCAACAACATTGCGATATTCTTCTTATTCCTGTGCTGACAGTGTTCAGATCCAAACCTAGTACGGATCACGGACTAACAAGGTGGGATGAACTGTGATTCAGGCCAGGGGGACGCATCTCTACATCAGTTCTTGGGAATCAAGACCCCCCTGTAACGCATTTGTCAGTTGGCCAACTTCTCAAAAGCTTCTGTAATACCCCCCCTAGACATGGAAAACGTTTCGACCACAGGCTTTACATTGTTTCGGGCAGCGAACTCTAGCATTTGCTTCTGTACGACGCGGGACGCCACCATGGCGCCTTGCACGCGGAGGCCCATCGAGATCAGGGCCTGGTAGGGGATACTGAAGTCACCCATAGAAATGGTGAGGGGGAAAATCGTGGCGCCCGGGCTCAAAAGTGGGATGTAAAGATGCCAGTCAGGGGGCATGCTCGATGTGACAAGCAGGATATCGAGCTTCTTGCTGCCGATATCGAGCCCTTTGCTGTCCTTTGTGGCGTAAAAGCTTCTGGCCCCGAGCTTCATGGCCTCGGACCGTTTGGAATCGGTGCCGCtgaagacggcgacgtcgcagCCCAGCTTGGCAGCGAACTGGATGGCAAGGTGGCCCAGGCCGCCAATCCCGATGACGCCGACACGGGCAACAGGAGCATCCTCGAGCGTGGTGAGGGCACTGAAAACGGTCGCTCCGGCACACATGAGCGGTGCGGCGTCCACGTCGGTGAGGCCATCCGGGATTTTGAAGAGGAAGGGTTCCTTCCAGACGGCGCCGGTAGCGAAGGAACCCTGGTCAAGGTCGGCGAACCCGTACATGCTACGGCTTGCGCAGAAGGTCTCGCGCCCAGATTGGCACAACTCGCAGAGGCCACAGCTATCGTGCTCGTAGCCCCAGCCCACGCGATCGCCCGTCTTGAGCTGGCGAACCCCGGGGCCTGTGGCTTCCACAACACCGACGCCTTCGTGCCCGAGGACCATGTCCTGGGAACGGTAATGAGCGTCGGTGCCGCAAAGACCGGAAGCCGTGACCTTCACAaggacctcgtcgccttTCAGTTCTGGCTTCTTCGTGACGTCTCTCTTGATGGAGCCGTCGGCGCTGCCTTTGTAAACGGTGAGGGAATACATTTTGGTGAAACGGCAAAAGCCCACACTTTTAGTCATGAGAGTGGTTTGATGTGGGTTCGGTGGATCTTGAAGCAATTTTGGCAGAAAAAGAGAACGGACTGAGTGATGGCGAGAAGAACCAAGTCCTTCTCTCTTCGCAGTCTTTCAAGCTTTATACTTGGGCAGTTCCCATTGCCAAACCCGCGAGTCTTATCTCGCGAAACATGAAATTTGCAAACCCCGGCTTGAAGTTGAACAAAGCTGAAACAACAAGATGCTGTGTGCTTAGAATCAAGACTGTTGGTAAGCAATGAGTATTAATGCCAACTCCGTGTCCGACGAGACTGCCCGTCGGCCGCTGCTCTGTCCGGGTTTTCACGATTATATTACAAGCTTTGTAACCACCAACAAGTCACTCCGCGTCCGAAAGAATGGTCGGATTCGGTTTCTAAGATCGGGAACTAAAAAAACGCTCGGTCTTTGGTTCAGTAAGATATTGGCTTTAAGCTAGATTCGGACGGTCAGCGCCGCAGTAATTGCTCCGATGACTGATGTGCTTGGCCGCCTCATCAAAGTCTACTTCCACAAAAATAACTCCATTCTGTGCCTTGAATTGTGCCGAACTTTCTCCGAATACACGGGGGTCAGTTTGGACACATTTCCGAGGCGCATTCCACCCCAAGATTGTCATTCTTAAGAGAAGTCAATGATTCCGACACAGTGGGAATCTTTTGCAAACGCTTGATATTCTTGTTGTACAAATACATGCAGCCCACACGGCCTGAGCTGCCGTGTAGATGAGAATTGATGTCATTGCGATTTTGGGCTGCTCCATCTTTTCAAAGACGTAGTAAAGTTACAATCTTTGCGGAAGAGGATCGCCCAGGGCTGTGTATGTATGGAGGTGATTACCGGCACAAGCTTGCGATTGGTCACTCATACTTTTTTCCAAATGAGCTATGCCTTTCGGACGTGAATTTTATCTAAACTTCAGTTCGGAAATCTTGTAATTCTTCAGTGTCTAAGTCCTGCTGCAATGTGTCTTACTGCACTTTGCAAAGCCTAACCATAACTGTGCTCTACCAGGGAATGATGGTGCCATCATGGTTGCGAAAAGTTCCACTAAGGTCCTTGGGATCGATGCTCCAAGTAGTCTTCACCATGTCCGCCACGCTGGTCTCTACAGAGATGGCACCCAACGCCTTGAGGTCCACACCACCGCCCGAGCTGAGGTCTGTCTCCACAACACCCGGGTGGAAGACCCAACTGGTCAACCAGGGCTCCTCGAAGGACAGCAGACGAATGAACCAGTTCAAGGCTGCCTTGGAGGCCCCGTAAGGACTCGACGTCTCTGGAAAGTTGGACAAGACCTCCTGCGAGCCAATGGAGCCAACAATTGTTGAGATGGCAACGAACTTGGGGCTGCCAGTCTTGGTGGCCTTGAGAAGATCGGCCGTGGCTTGGAAAAGAGTCAATGGGCCG includes these proteins:
- a CDS encoding Fungal trichothecene efflux pump → MVLSLIFLTNAPVSAFGPFIARGFVKNPNLSWRWCFYINIITVGLAIVLLYLFYHPPTFELLHARKTKRQLLKELDYIGIFLWTTGLTLLLLGVSWGGVMFPWGSPATISSLTMGTALLVALFCWEAFANLKYPAIPVKFFSNRGFMSLVCCATVATMFYYSAVLLWPQQVQALYTTDITYGGWLSSTVASSTALGQVCAGGIIKWGGNVRYWIIFATFAMVGFVGALASLTPETLNLGIALTILGPFFVGFIELTSLALAPLFCKPSDIGLASGLLASIRSAGGSIAVAVYTTILSNRLATEIPAAINGPASAAGLSQSQLPALAKAAQAGKLAAFPGLTSAVKAAVVRVLPSAYTKAFETVYLASLGFGAIAIVGCLFAKDAQKHMTNKVERRMGDGKSS
- a CDS encoding 3-oxoacyl-[acyl-carrier-protein] reductase, yielding MSATHQFRDKVIAVTGAASGIGLATAHLLASRGAKLSLADINAEGLREAQSDIQARHTEAEVITSAVDVTDYDQVEKWTANTIEHFGRLDGAANLAGVIPKSVGKKGLADQDLDEWEFVMGVNLKGVMHCLKAQLSMIQDNGSIVNASSIAGLQGRPNNGAYTASKHAILGLTRTAAKEVGCRSIRVNAVCPGRIDTPMSRASAAAGIQADAALGRSGRPEEVASLIAFLLSSESTYITGSAISIDGGWNC
- a CDS encoding Enoyl-CoA hydratase/isomerase, which codes for MPAPRLFLSALAGYLISSTLALELPKYRGLKTAQNGSVLEVTLHNPDSAINLWSQDFQEGLTDLVQKLQVDNETKVVVFKSDFLLALDMRFATKTETLLGQIEVGTGLVPGGGGGQLLSQIIGRGLAMEYILSGKDINAEDAEKIGWINKAFNNAADMYAHVNELTSRFSLFPRGALVAAKNSINLWARPPQENFLKDAAAFNARLADPVVTQLLGRALVLTNNLTLGDMELNLGSTLPLLYQ
- a CDS encoding NAD dependent epimerase/dehydratase gives rise to the protein MSQQLLVITGVSGHVGFRVLAEALARGHSVRAIIRKAEQAEHIKNAKSVQPHLEQLEISVIPDLLVPGAFDGALDGASGVVHVASPLPVFSDDLRRDLIDPAIMATLRVLESAEKVSSIKRVVITSSIAALLSWEYVMSHDVSTTFTARDTYDPPGPDSEFESPFQAYGASKALALKATERFVAEKKPSFDVINIMPSIVIGKNELNATKEAVASGTNNNIMAPLLGINTPSPVLGVSVHVDDVAKAHIDALRPDIPGNRNFICSSGGLQGTEWNSVKSVAAQLFKKEVSDGLLPSNGFIPTRPIRLDASDTEEVFGWKFKGFEEQVKSVVKHYLELLEAEESRL
- a CDS encoding Zinc-binding dehydrogenase produces the protein MYSLTVYKGSADGSIKRDVTKKPELKGDEVLVKVTASGLCGTDAHYRSQDMVLGHEGVGVVEATGPGVRQLKTGDRVGWGYEHDSCGLCELCQSGRETFCASRSMYGFADLDQGSFATGAVWKEPFLFKIPDGLTDVDAAPLMCAGATVFSALTTLEDAPVARVGVIGIGGLGHLAIQFAAKLGCDVAVFSGTDSKRSEAMKLGARSFYATKDSKGLDIGSKKLDILLVTSSMPPDWHLYIPLLSPGATIFPLTISMGDFSIPYQALISMGLRVQGAMVASRVVQKQMLEFAARNNVKPVVETFSMSRGGITEAFEKLAN
- a CDS encoding Aflatoxin biosynthesis ketoreductase nor-1, translated to MSSPSTYLITGANRGIGRGFVQRILQKPSTTVIAAVRDPSHPTSKALADLPKGPDTKLIIVKLDSAVETDATDAVAQLREQGIDSLDLVIANAGIAQGGTSVRNTSIANTQKHFNVNVIGPLTLFQATADLLKATKTGSPKFVAISTIVGSIGSQEVLSNFPETSSPYGASKAALNWFIRLLSFEEPWLTSWVFHPGVVETDLSSGGGVDLKALGAISVETSVADMVKTTWSIDPKDLSGTFRNHDGTIIPW